One segment of Enterobacter ludwigii DNA contains the following:
- the rplR gene encoding 50S ribosomal protein L18, giving the protein MDKKSARIRRATRARRKLKELGATRLVVHRTPRHIYAQVIAPNGSEVLVAASTVEKAIAEQLKYTGNKDAAAAVGKAVAERALEKGISNVSFDRSGFQYHGRVQALADAAREAGLQF; this is encoded by the coding sequence ATGGATAAGAAATCTGCTCGTATCCGTCGTGCGACCCGCGCACGCCGCAAGCTCAAAGAGCTGGGTGCAACTCGCCTGGTGGTACATCGTACCCCGCGTCATATTTACGCACAGGTCATTGCACCAAACGGTTCTGAAGTTCTGGTAGCTGCTTCTACTGTAGAAAAAGCTATTGCAGAGCAATTGAAGTACACCGGTAACAAAGACGCCGCTGCAGCTGTAGGTAAAGCTGTTGCAGAACGCGCTCTGGAAAAAGGCATCAGCAATGTTTCCTTTGACCGTTCCGGGTTCCAATATCATGGTCGTGTCCAGGCACTGGCAGATGCTGCCCGTGAAGCTGGCCTTCAGTTCTAA
- the rpsH gene encoding 30S ribosomal protein S8, translating to MSMQDPIADMLTRIRNGQAANKVAVTMPSAKLKVAIANVLKEEGFIEDFKVEGDTKPELELTLKYFQGKAVVESIQRVSRPGLRIYKKKDELPKVMAGLGIAVVSTSKGVMTDRAARQAGLGGEIICYVA from the coding sequence ATGAGCATGCAAGATCCGATCGCGGATATGCTGACCCGTATCCGTAACGGTCAGGCCGCGAACAAAGTTGCGGTCACCATGCCTTCCGCCAAGCTGAAAGTGGCAATTGCCAACGTGCTGAAGGAAGAAGGTTTTATCGAAGATTTTAAAGTTGAAGGCGACACCAAGCCGGAACTGGAACTTACTCTCAAGTATTTCCAGGGTAAAGCTGTTGTAGAAAGCATTCAGCGTGTCAGCCGCCCAGGTCTGCGCATCTATAAGAAAAAAGATGAGCTGCCTAAAGTTATGGCTGGTCTTGGTATCGCAGTTGTTTCTACCTCTAAAGGTGTTATGACTGATCGTGCAGCGCGCCAGGCTGGTCTTGGTGGCGAAATTATCTGCTACGTAGCCTAA
- the rpmD gene encoding 50S ribosomal protein L30, producing MAKTIKITQTRSAIGRLPKHKATLLGLGLRRIGHTVEREDTPAVRGMVNAVYFMVKVEE from the coding sequence ATGGCAAAGACTATTAAAATCACTCAAACCCGCAGTGCAATCGGTCGTCTGCCGAAACACAAGGCAACGCTGCTTGGCCTGGGTCTGCGTCGTATTGGTCATACCGTTGAGCGTGAGGATACTCCCGCTGTTCGTGGTATGGTCAACGCGGTTTACTTCATGGTTAAAGTTGAGGAGTAA
- the rpsE gene encoding 30S ribosomal protein S5, giving the protein MAHIEKQAGELQEKLIAVNRVSKTVKGGRIFSFTALTVVGDGNGRVGFGYGKAREVPAAIQKAMEKARRNMINVALNNGTLQHPVKGVHTGSRVFMQPASEGTGIIAGGAMRAVLEVAGVHNVLAKAYGSTNPINVVRATIDGLENMNSPEMVAAKRGKSVEEILG; this is encoded by the coding sequence ATGGCTCACATCGAAAAACAGGCTGGCGAACTGCAGGAAAAGCTGATCGCGGTTAACCGCGTATCTAAAACCGTTAAAGGTGGTCGTATTTTCTCCTTCACAGCTCTGACTGTAGTTGGCGATGGTAACGGTCGCGTTGGTTTTGGTTACGGTAAAGCGCGTGAAGTTCCAGCAGCGATCCAGAAAGCGATGGAAAAAGCCCGTCGCAATATGATTAACGTCGCGCTGAACAACGGTACCCTGCAGCACCCAGTTAAAGGTGTTCACACGGGTTCTCGTGTATTCATGCAGCCAGCTTCAGAAGGTACCGGTATCATCGCCGGTGGTGCAATGCGCGCCGTTCTGGAAGTTGCTGGGGTTCATAACGTTCTGGCTAAAGCATACGGTTCCACCAACCCGATTAACGTGGTTCGTGCAACTATTGATGGCCTGGAAAATATGAATTCTCCAGAAATGGTCGCTGCCAAGCGTGGTAAATCCGTTGAAGAAATTCTGGGGTAA
- the rplF gene encoding 50S ribosomal protein L6: protein MSRVAKAPVVIPAGVDVKIDGQVITIKGKNGELTRTLNKAVEVKHADNALTFGPRDGFVDGWAQAGTARALLNSMVVGVTEGFTKKLQLVGVGYRAAIKGNAVGLSLGFSHPVEHPLPAGITAECPTQTEIVLKGADKQLIGQVAADLRAYRRPEPYKGKGVRYADEVVRTKEAKKK, encoded by the coding sequence ATGTCTCGTGTTGCTAAAGCACCGGTCGTTATTCCTGCCGGCGTTGATGTAAAAATCGACGGTCAGGTTATTACGATCAAAGGTAAAAACGGCGAGCTGACTCGTACCCTCAACAAAGCTGTTGAAGTTAAACATGCAGATAATGCTCTGACCTTCGGTCCACGTGATGGTTTCGTGGATGGATGGGCTCAGGCTGGTACCGCGCGTGCCCTGCTGAACTCAATGGTTGTTGGTGTTACCGAAGGCTTCACTAAAAAGCTTCAACTGGTTGGTGTAGGTTATCGTGCAGCTATCAAAGGGAATGCAGTAGGCCTGTCTCTGGGCTTCTCACACCCTGTTGAGCATCCGCTGCCGGCCGGTATCACTGCAGAATGTCCGACCCAGACTGAAATCGTGCTGAAAGGCGCTGATAAACAGCTGATCGGTCAGGTTGCAGCAGATCTGCGCGCCTACCGTCGTCCTGAGCCTTATAAAGGCAAGGGTGTTCGTTACGCCGACGAAGTCGTGCGTACCAAAGAGGCTAAGAAGAAGTAA
- the rplO gene encoding 50S ribosomal protein L15: protein MRLNTLSPAEGSKKAGKRLGRGIGSGLGKTGGRGHKGQNSRSGGGVRRGFEGGQMPLYRRLPKFGFTSRKAAITAEIRLSDLAKVEGGVVDLNTLKAANIIGIQIEFAKVILAGEVSTPVTVRGLRVTKGARAAIEAAGGKIEE, encoded by the coding sequence ATGCGTTTAAATACTCTGTCTCCGGCCGAAGGCTCTAAAAAGGCGGGTAAACGCCTGGGTCGTGGTATCGGTTCTGGCCTCGGCAAAACCGGTGGTCGTGGTCACAAAGGTCAGAACTCTCGTTCTGGCGGTGGCGTACGTCGCGGTTTCGAGGGTGGCCAGATGCCACTGTACCGTCGTCTGCCGAAGTTCGGCTTCACTTCTCGCAAAGCAGCGATTACAGCGGAAATCCGTCTGTCTGACCTGGCGAAAGTTGAAGGCGGCGTTGTAGACCTGAACACGCTGAAAGCGGCAAACATTATCGGTATCCAGATCGAGTTCGCGAAAGTGATCCTGGCTGGTGAAGTTTCTACTCCGGTAACTGTTCGTGGCCTGCGTGTTACTAAAGGTGCTCGTGCTGCTATCGAAGCCGCTGGCGGTAAAATTGAGGAATAA